The bacterium genome has a segment encoding these proteins:
- the mtnP gene encoding S-methyl-5'-thioadenosine phosphorylase produces the protein MAKAPVGIIGGSGLYSMKGVTIREEKRISTPFGDPSDAVMLGELDGREVAFLPRHGRGHRILPHELNFRANIYALKTLGVTQIISVSAVGSMREEIRPGDLVMVDQFIDRTKARIDTFFGGGIVAHVAFADPVCPILRERATEAARSEGCRVHNKGTYVCIEGPMFSSRAESMMYRSWGVNVVGMTNYQEAKLAREAEICYATIALVTDYDCWRIEDKHVDVAMIIKTLGENVEKAQAVIRRMLSTLHEYPDCACRNALRDAIMTDRSLIPAERKKELEPIIGRYVR, from the coding sequence ATGGCAAAGGCGCCAGTAGGTATAATCGGGGGCAGCGGGCTCTACAGCATGAAGGGTGTGACCATCCGCGAGGAAAAGCGGATATCCACTCCGTTCGGCGATCCGTCCGATGCAGTGATGCTGGGCGAGCTGGACGGCCGCGAGGTCGCCTTCCTCCCCAGGCACGGCCGCGGCCATCGCATCCTCCCGCATGAGCTCAATTTCAGGGCCAACATCTACGCGCTCAAGACGCTGGGTGTTACGCAGATCATCTCGGTCTCGGCGGTCGGCTCCATGCGCGAGGAGATAAGGCCCGGCGATCTGGTGATGGTCGACCAGTTCATAGATCGCACCAAGGCCAGGATAGACACCTTCTTCGGAGGCGGCATCGTGGCCCACGTGGCCTTTGCCGATCCCGTCTGTCCGATTCTCCGCGAAAGGGCGACCGAGGCTGCGCGTTCGGAGGGGTGCCGCGTGCACAACAAGGGGACGTACGTGTGCATCGAGGGGCCGATGTTCTCATCGCGCGCCGAGTCTATGATGTACCGTTCCTGGGGAGTGAACGTGGTCGGCATGACCAACTATCAGGAGGCTAAGCTCGCCCGCGAGGCCGAGATCTGCTACGCGACCATCGCGCTGGTGACTGATTACGATTGCTGGCGCATCGAGGATAAACACGTGGACGTCGCGATGATAATCAAGACCCTGGGCGAGAACGTGGAGAAGGCTCAGGCCGTGATCAGGCGGATGCTCTCAACGTTGCACGAGTACCCCGACTGCGCGTGCCGCAACGCGCTGAGGGATGCGATAATGACGGACCGAAGCCTGATACCCGCGGAGCGCAAGAAAGA
- the rlmN gene encoding 23S rRNA (adenine(2503)-C(2))-methyltransferase RlmN — protein MLAAITDIPIKELPSAMEGMGLKKYVAAQLINWLYVRLASSFEEMTDLSKEARALLAERYSISAVRVGSMLSAEDGTAKLCVSAADGNSFECVLIPSDDGRVTACLSTQAGCAMGCAFCRTAEMGFIRDLTQGEIVGQFVELARMSKSPITNVVLMGMGEPLANVENVLSAIEIFKERRAFNISKRRITVSTSGLIPELREFVKRSEVRIAISLNATTDEVRDRIMPVNRRSPIAEIMEFAREYGATSRLRITFEYVMLRGVNDSMDDARRLVGLLAGCSAKLNLIPFNPYEGSEFAAPDPLTVERWSEYLHDKGVQVNIRSSRGREIMAACGQLVSENRDS, from the coding sequence TTGCTTGCGGCGATAACCGACATACCGATCAAAGAGCTGCCCTCCGCCATGGAGGGCATGGGCCTCAAAAAATATGTCGCCGCACAGCTCATCAACTGGCTCTACGTCAGGCTTGCCTCCTCGTTCGAGGAGATGACCGATCTCTCGAAGGAGGCCAGGGCGCTCCTGGCCGAGCGCTACTCGATCAGCGCGGTGCGCGTGGGAAGCATGCTCTCTGCGGAGGATGGGACCGCGAAGCTCTGTGTCTCTGCGGCGGACGGCAATTCCTTCGAGTGCGTGCTCATCCCCTCTGACGACGGACGCGTCACCGCGTGCCTCTCCACGCAGGCGGGCTGTGCGATGGGCTGCGCGTTCTGTCGCACTGCGGAGATGGGCTTTATCCGTGATCTTACGCAAGGGGAGATAGTGGGGCAATTCGTCGAGCTGGCCAGGATGTCGAAATCGCCCATTACGAACGTGGTCCTCATGGGCATGGGAGAACCGCTCGCGAACGTGGAGAACGTGCTCTCCGCCATCGAGATCTTCAAGGAGCGCAGGGCCTTCAACATCTCTAAGCGCAGGATCACGGTCTCGACCTCGGGGCTCATCCCGGAGCTTCGCGAGTTTGTGAAGCGTTCGGAGGTGAGGATCGCGATCTCGCTCAACGCCACGACCGACGAGGTGAGAGACCGCATCATGCCGGTCAACCGCAGATCCCCGATCGCGGAGATCATGGAGTTCGCGCGCGAATACGGCGCGACCTCCCGCCTGCGCATCACCTTCGAGTACGTGATGCTGCGGGGGGTCAACGACTCGATGGACGACGCGAGGAGGCTGGTGGGCCTGCTCGCAGGCTGCAGCGCCAAGCTGAACCTGATCCCGTTCAATCCTTACGAAGGCTCGGAGTTTGCGGCGCCCGATCCACTGACTGTGGAACGATGGAGCGAATATCTGCACGACAAGGGGGTGCAGGTGAACATCCGCAGCAGCCGCGGTAGGGAGATCATGGCCGCCTGCGGCCAATTGGTTTCTGAAAACCGTGACTCGTGA
- a CDS encoding HAD family hydrolase, with product MKYDTIFFDIGNTLYFYNYDFLCELLADRFEIDVGGVELADAHRRAQISVIKGGIEGLTHAELWDRTYLKWFELTGIDNEKARSIIDSIRSHPFRHLFWAHMEEGTREMLDWFRERGFKLGVISNAEGQIRRLLEHTGTYSRFDVVIDSSEVGVSKPDTRIFTLAMERMGAVPSRSIYVGDLVEIDVAGAKGAGLTPILVDRYGNNADAGCITVARAVDLPKLSMFAGA from the coding sequence ATGAAATACGACACAATATTCTTCGACATCGGCAACACGCTGTATTTCTACAACTACGATTTCCTCTGCGAACTTTTGGCCGACAGGTTCGAGATAGACGTGGGCGGCGTCGAACTGGCGGATGCCCATCGCAGGGCGCAGATATCCGTGATCAAGGGAGGGATAGAGGGCCTCACCCACGCAGAGCTGTGGGACAGGACTTATCTTAAGTGGTTTGAGCTCACCGGGATAGACAATGAGAAGGCGCGCTCCATCATAGACTCGATCCGCAGCCATCCCTTCAGACACCTCTTCTGGGCCCACATGGAAGAGGGCACCCGCGAGATGCTCGACTGGTTCCGCGAGAGGGGGTTCAAGCTCGGCGTGATATCGAACGCAGAGGGACAGATAAGGCGCCTGCTCGAGCACACCGGCACTTATTCCAGATTCGACGTGGTGATCGATTCCAGCGAGGTGGGGGTCTCGAAGCCGGACACGCGGATATTCACCCTGGCCATGGAGCGCATGGGGGCCGTACCTTCGCGCTCGATATACGTCGGCGACCTCGTGGAGATCGACGTGGCAGGCGCGAAGGGCGCCGGCCTCACCCCGATCCTCGTGGATCGCTACGGCAACAACGCCGACGCAGGCTGTATCACCGTGGCCCGCGCCGTGGACCTTCCGAAACTTTCCATGTTCGCCGGAGCCTGA